A single region of the Pontibacter kalidii genome encodes:
- a CDS encoding DUF5687 family protein, giving the protein MLLTLLTHQWKADLRSSIFQKSLALNIIMGLLILYFGGIFLFLGFNIDDILLKVFPSQDPIVVFNGGMLYYFLIDLFFRFMLQELPVLAVQPYLHLPIGKNRLVHFVLVKSVFSFLNVLPLLFMVPFMVSAVVPAYGLGIALVWLLALVALTLFNNFVLLYFKRQLASKPLYTLAFGVVVSGLMLLDYFGLLSLNEASRAAFGQLLQQPWLVAVPLLLLAVAYALNFRFLKENTYPEELQVRKATQVSGSNIAFLSRFGETGKLIELELKLIWRNKRPKSTLMMSVFILFYGMIFYKEPYLEGYAMLIFVGLMMTGMAMFSYGQFVPGWQSAHFDALLTQRISPYQFFKAKYWMFVSVTLLTYLITLPYGLLGYKIILINTAALLYNIGVNVFIIFYFSAYNTSRLDMSRGSAFNWQGVGASKFVMMLPLIIVPLLIYLPFGLIEAPYVGLATIGGLGLLGLIFQKQLLQWSALWFVKHKYKLATGFRQSE; this is encoded by the coding sequence ATGCTGTTAACCTTACTCACACACCAGTGGAAAGCCGATCTCCGTTCTTCTATTTTTCAGAAGAGTCTGGCGCTCAATATTATCATGGGGCTGCTGATTCTGTACTTCGGCGGTATCTTCCTGTTCCTGGGCTTCAACATCGATGATATCCTGCTGAAAGTGTTCCCAAGCCAGGACCCGATAGTGGTGTTTAACGGGGGCATGCTGTACTATTTCCTGATAGACCTTTTCTTCCGGTTTATGCTGCAGGAGTTGCCCGTGCTGGCGGTTCAGCCTTACCTGCACCTGCCGATAGGTAAAAACAGGCTGGTGCACTTTGTGCTGGTTAAGTCTGTTTTCAGCTTCCTGAACGTGCTGCCGTTGCTGTTTATGGTGCCCTTCATGGTGTCGGCGGTGGTGCCGGCCTATGGCCTGGGTATAGCCTTGGTGTGGCTCCTGGCGCTGGTGGCGCTCACGCTGTTCAACAACTTTGTGCTGCTGTACTTTAAGCGGCAGCTGGCTTCTAAGCCGTTGTACACGCTGGCCTTCGGCGTGGTGGTTTCGGGGCTGATGCTGCTCGATTACTTCGGCCTGCTCTCGTTGAATGAGGCCTCCCGGGCGGCGTTTGGGCAGTTGCTGCAGCAGCCTTGGCTGGTAGCGGTACCCCTGCTGCTGTTGGCTGTAGCTTATGCTCTTAATTTCCGCTTCCTGAAGGAGAACACCTACCCTGAGGAACTGCAGGTGCGCAAGGCGACGCAGGTATCGGGCAGCAACATCGCCTTCCTGAGCCGCTTCGGTGAGACCGGCAAGCTGATAGAACTGGAACTTAAGCTGATCTGGCGCAACAAACGCCCGAAGTCTACGCTGATGATGTCGGTCTTTATACTTTTCTATGGCATGATCTTCTACAAAGAACCTTACTTGGAGGGTTACGCTATGTTGATTTTTGTGGGCTTGATGATGACGGGCATGGCTATGTTCAGCTACGGGCAGTTTGTGCCGGGCTGGCAAAGTGCGCATTTCGATGCCCTGCTCACGCAGCGCATTTCGCCGTACCAGTTCTTCAAAGCCAAGTACTGGATGTTTGTATCGGTAACGCTGCTCACTTACCTTATCACGCTGCCCTACGGCCTGCTCGGCTATAAGATCATCCTCATAAACACGGCGGCGCTTCTCTACAACATCGGGGTGAATGTGTTTATCATCTTTTATTTCTCTGCCTACAACACCTCACGCCTGGACATGAGCCGTGGCTCGGCCTTCAACTGGCAGGGCGTGGGGGCCTCTAAGTTTGTGATGATGCTGCCGCTCATCATTGTGCCGTTGCTCATCTACCTGCCCTTCGGACTGATAGAGGCCCCTTACGTGGGCCTGGCAACCATAGGAGGCCTGGGTTTGCTGGGACTGATTTTCCAGAAGCAACTGCTGCAGTGGTCGGCTCTGTGGTTTGTGAAGCACAAGTATAAAC